From Hippoglossus stenolepis isolate QCI-W04-F060 chromosome 6, HSTE1.2, whole genome shotgun sequence, a single genomic window includes:
- the abt1 gene encoding LOW QUALITY PROTEIN: activator of basal transcription 1 (The sequence of the model RefSeq protein was modified relative to this genomic sequence to represent the inferred CDS: deleted 2 bases in 1 codon), whose amino-acid sequence EGEEEEERKMTTAQEEEEEEEEEEEEEGEGAAADRPVEDPAVMKKKKMKLKDSKFVPGIVYIGHIPPKLRPKHLRNMLSVHGEIGRVFLQPEDLQVRRRKKKSGLRRCDFTEGWVEFRDKRMAKTVAASLHNTQMGNRKRHRFSADLWCIKYLHRFQWTHLSEQLAYQRTVQQQRLRTEVSQAKKETNFYLNNVEISSHLDKDRKKRRRDGGQDEDKTWDFTQRQTEEEIQMKKKKKKDSISQKHLDKARVIQQKSQSNVSLLTKIFNSNQSQ is encoded by the exons gagggggaggaggaggaagagagg aagaTGACTacagctcaggaggaggaggaggaggaagaggaggaggaggaggaagagggggaaggagcagctgcagacagaccTGTTGAAGATCCTGctgtgatgaagaagaagaagatgaaactCAAAGATTCTAAGTTTGTTCCAGGAATCGTTTACATAGGTCACATTCCTCCGAAGCTCCGCCCCAAACACCTGAGGAACATGTTGTCCGTGCACGGAGAGATCGGACGAGTGTTCCTGCAACCTGAAG ATCTTCAGgtaagaaggaggaagaagaagtctGGCTTGAGAAGGTGTGACTTCACTGAGGGATGGGTGGAGTTCCGGGATAAACGAATGGCGAAGACCGTGGCGGCGTCTCTCCACAACACGCAGATGGGAAACAGGAAACGCCATCGCTTCTCTGCTGACCTCTGGTGCATCAAG TACCTGCACAGGTTCCAGTGGACTCACCTGAGCGAGCAGCTGGCCTATCAGAGGAcagttcagcagcagagactcaGGACTGAAGTTTCTCAGGcgaagaaagaaacaaacttttACCTGAACAATGTGGAGATAAGCTCTCAcctggacaaagacaggaagaagaGACGAAGAGACGGAGGACAG GACGAGGACAAGACGTGGGACTTCACTCAGCgacagacggaggaggagatccagatgaagaagaagaaaaagaaagactcCATTTCCCAGAAGCACCTTGACAAGGCGCGAGTCATTCAGCAGAAGAGCCAATCAAATGTCTCCCTGTTGACCAAGATTTTCAACTCTAACCAATCACAGTGA
- the rad51c gene encoding DNA repair protein RAD51 homolog 3, which translates to MLRSVSSLRLSLNVKVKLVSAGFRFTSDLLHLHPPQLSHEAGLSQQEALEVLQAVRSEGGGASVSLTALELLQKEAETRSIVTFSSRLDAALSGGIPVGKTTEICGTPGIGKTQLCLQLAVDVQVPQCFGGVGGQVIYIDTEGSFLLQRVTDVAAAAVRHCSLLVEDDEQRVAMTTFTVEDILSNIFLVHCFDYVELLAELHLLPDFLSDHPRVRLLVIDSVAFPFRRFDDLSQRTRLLYGLAQQLFAMATRNTVAVVITNQMTTRVRGSQSQLVPALGDSWGHASNIRLLLQWSGSQRLATVVKSPSHADATVQYQITSDGFRDSDQSGAC; encoded by the exons atgctTCGCTCAGTTTCCAGTTTACGTTTAAGTCTTAACGTGAAGGTGAAACTGGTCTCCGCTGGTTTCCGGttcacctctgaccttctgCACCTTCACCCGCCACAACTCAGCCACg AGGCTGGTCTGTCCCAGCAGGAGGCGCTGGAGGTGCTACAGGCTGTGAGgagtgaaggggggggggcgtcAGTCTCTCTCACTGCTCTGGAGCTCCTGCAGAAGGAGGCGGAGACGAGGAGCATCGTGACCTTCTCCTCTCGACTGGACGCTGCGCTCAGCGGCGGAATTCCTGTCgggaaaacaacagaaatctgTGGAACGCCAGGAATCGGGAAAACACAACTGTg TCTGCAGCTGGCGGTGGACGTCCAGGTGCCTCAGTGTTTCGGGGGGGTCGGAGGTCAGGTGATCTACATCGACACAGAGGgcagcttcctgctgcagagagtAACCGACGTGGCCGCCGCCGCAGTCAGACACTGCTCCTTATTGGTCGAAGATGACGAGCAGCGTGTCGCCATGACAACTTTCACCGTGGAGGATATCCTGTCCAACATCTTCCTG GTGCATTGTTTTGACTACGTGGAGCTGCTGGCGGAGCTTCACCTGCTGCCCGACTTCCTGTCAGATCACCCGAGGGTCCGCCTCCTGGTGATTGACAGTGTGGCATTTCCATTTAGACGGTTTGACGACCTGTCACAGAGGACACGCCTCCTCTACGGCCTCGCCCAGCAGCTTTTTGCTATGGCAACCAGAAacactgttgctgttgtgatCACCAACCAGATGACCACACGGGTGCGgggcagccaatcacagctggtCCCTGCCCTTGGGGATAGCTGGGGCCACGCCTCCAACATCAGGCTCCTCCTACAGTGGTCAGGGTCACAACGCCTGGCAACAGTTGTTAAATCTCCAAGTCACGCGGACGCCACCGTCCAATACCAGATCACCTCAGACGGCTTCAGAGACAGTGACCAATCAGGAGCCTGCTGA